In Penaeus vannamei isolate JL-2024 chromosome 4, ASM4276789v1, whole genome shotgun sequence, a single window of DNA contains:
- the LOC113813678 gene encoding protein hairy, with translation MGVPEAPYAKVKTPRPVTEGRRIRKPIMEKKRRDRINSCLDELSALLQEERMVKARTGKAAKLEKADVLELTVRYWQSVLGVRTRGGSAQLSGESGEESGYLKGYKHCISMVDSLLGDCKESGTETFREGLLQHLSERVQMLTPDEEEKKSEGEMDLAKSSAEITSGGDTQSLALIPTLLPDGALALLLQEGVATTAFESHSEAEDEHTGGRGQSLQLKPDQEPKSLLFAPMTSPKDAQDAHIPSRARDQPEDRREGLLAADSLGKQYKHPMADPTDNGSPMEEGLALDGPQQDFEGATPMDTCSDLMWRPW, from the coding sequence aTCCGCAAGCCCATCATGGAGAAGAAGCGACGCGACCGCATCAACAGCTGCCTGGACGAGCTCTCCGCCCTGCTGCAGGAGGAGAGGATGGTCAAGGCGAGGACGGGGAAGGCTGCCAAGCTGGAGAAGGCTGACGTTCTGGAGCTGACGGTGAGGTACTGGCAGAGCGTCCTGGGTGTCAGGACGCGGGGCGGCTCGGCACAGCTCTCCGGGGAGTCGGGCGAGGAGAGCGGGTACCTCAAGGGCTACAAGCACTGCATAAGCATGGTCGATTCTCTCCTCGGCGACTGCAAGGAGAGCGGGACGGAGACCTTCCGCGAGGGCCTCCTCCAGCACCTGTCGGAGAGGGTTCAGATGCTGACTcccgacgaggaggagaagaagtcgGAAGGCGAGATGGATCTGGCCAAGTCCTCGGCGGAGATCACGTCGGGAGGCGATACCCAGTCCCTCGCTCTCATCCCGACGCTGCTTCCCGACGGCGCGTTGGCACTCCTGCTGCAGGAGGGCGTTGCCACCACCGCCTTCGAGAGCCACAGCGAGGCCGAAGACGAGCACACGGGGGGACGAGGTCAATCCCTCCAGCTGAAACCCGACCAGGAGCCGAAGTCCCTGCTCTTCGCCCCGATGACCTCGCCGAAGGACGCCCAGGACGCGCACATCCCGAGCCGAGCGAGAGACCAACCCGAGGACCGCAGAGAAGGACTGCTGGCCGCGGACTCCCTTGGGAAACAGTACAAGCATCCTATGGCAGATCCCACCGATAATGGGAGTCCTATGGAGGAAGGACTCGCCTTGGACGGCCCTCAGCAGGACTTCGAGGGTGCCACGCCCATGGACACCTGCTCCGACCTCATGTGGCGCCCGTGGTAG